The Bos mutus isolate GX-2022 chromosome 29, NWIPB_WYAK_1.1, whole genome shotgun sequence genome includes the window cctagggcttcccttggagaaggcaatggcaccccactccagtactcttgcctagaaaatcccatggatggagcagcctggtgggctgtagtccatggggtcgctaagagtcagacaggactgagcgacttcacttttactttttactttcatgcattggagaaggaaatagcaacccactccagtgttcttgcctggagaatcccagggacaggggagcctagtgggctgccatctatggggtcgcacagagtcggacacgactgaagggacttagcagcagagcagcagcagcagcgcttccctggtggctcagcagtaaagaatccacctgcaataaaggagaagcagttttgatccctggatctggaagattccctggagaaggaatagcagcccacttcagtactctagcctgagaaatcctatgaacagaggagcctatagtccttggggtcgcaaaagagtcaaacaggactaagtgactaaagaacaacaacaaattgccaAATGAAAATTCAGAGCCACTggcttaaaaattaagaattttaaaacagtaagaaCCGAGCATCAATCTTTCTAAGCACTGAGTCCCAGTGTGTGACTACACAGATTGTACACCATGGAGTCACCCCTACACTAGTATTATTTAACATGGGACTCATTCATACAGGATTCTTTGGTACTAAAACTCCAGCATGAAGCATAGACACTGGAACAGAAGAATCATTCAGTGGATATAAATATATGTAGAATGGAAGAAGGGTCAAAAGAAAGAGCAATGAATCTGTCAACACCTGATTTACTTTAGCATTTTATCCCAGAATGGGAACAGACTTTAATCGTAAGAAAAATTTCGAGGGTTTAAAGAATCTTAAGACCTAAAAAAGTTTTGTTTCCTTAAAgttatcagaaaaaataaagtcacagggAAATTTTAATGTATATGAATTAGTCAAAATCCTCCTATGtaactttggaaaatagtctCAAATTGAAAAGTAGTTATATTGAAatcaaagtaaataataaagtttCTTCATGCCCCAAAATAGATTCCATGGTCTCTTGGAATCccagaaaactaacaaaacagaaaatctttGAATAACAGGACAAGATAGTCCAATGTGGACAATCCATTTGTATTTCTGCATAAGTTGTTTCATTTATGTGGAAAAGCTTATGagctaatatttttaagaatttgtacTGTATTTGTATAAACTTACAAAGTAAAATCTAATTATGGAAACATCAAACAtgataagctttttaaaaatgtgaatgaaatatttaaattcttcCATAAATTCAGTTTCTAACTAACAAGCTTGGAAATACTTGGGATGATAGCAAAGAAAGCTGCAAAGACACAAACctgaaatgatttcatttgaaAGACATGAAAGAATATGCTTAATATTTAAGCAAAGGAAAATTATGTAGgcattctattttataaatattatcctGTTTtagatgatatatatatgtagcatTGATTAGTGCCATATTACTTTAACTGATTTAtcagtatatatttattaaatatccagAGAAAGCTAATTAAAAATACCAGCTGCAGTGCAGAAATACTCTCACAAGCTAATCGCACTTGCATTATGAAACAGCCATTTAAGATATAAAACAAAGATCAGCAGATTTTGCTTAGAAAATGAGACAAATAATTGCATGTGGGAAAAAGCTGAAATATTGATATTAAGAGTTAATGATGTAATTTATGACATTGCAAGgtcatgcttcagttcagtttagtcactcagtcgtgtccaactttttgtgatgctatggactgcagtacgccaggcttccctgtccataactaactccctgagcttgctcaaactcatgtccatcaattcagtgatgccatccaaccatctcatcctctgtcaacaccttctctttctgccctcaatctttcccagcattagggccttttccaaggagtcagttcttcacatcaggttgccaaagtattggagttttagcttcagcatcagtccttccaatgaatattcaggagactgatttcctttaggatggactggtttgatctctttgcagtccaagggactctcaagaatctccaataccacagttcaaaagcatcaattcttcagtgctcaactttctttataaaagttcaactctcacatccatacctgactactggaaaaaccatagctttgacaagacagacctttgtctgtaaagtaatgtctccactttttattatgctatctaggtttgtcatagattttcttccaagaagcaagcatcttttaatttcatggctgcagtcaccatctgcagtgattttggagcccccccccccccaccaaaataaagtctctcactgtttccattgtttccctatctatttgccatgaattaatGGGACcagagacatcctggaatgtgaagtcaagtgggccttagaaagcatcactacaaacaaagctagtgaaggtgatggaattccagttgagctatttcaaatcctggaagatgatgctgtgaaagtgctgcactcaatatgccagcaaatttggaaaactcagcagtggccacagaactggaaaacatcagttttcattccaatcccaaagaaaggcaatgtaaagaatgctcaaactaccgcacaattgcactcatctcacacactagtaaagtaacactcaaaattctccaagccaggcttcagcaatacgtgaaccatgaactaccagatgttcaagctggttttagaaaaggcagaggaaccagagatcaaattgccaacatccactggatcatggaaaaagcaagagagttccagaaaaacatctatttctgctttattgactatgccaaagcctttgactgtgtggatcaccataaactggaaaattctgaaagagatgggaataccagaccacctgacctgcctcttgagaaacctatatgcaggtcaggaagcaacagttagaactggacatagaacaacagactggttctgaataggaaaaggagaacgtcaaggctgtatattgtcaccctgcttatttaacttatatgcagagtacatcatgagaaacactgggctggaagaaccacaagctggaatcaagattgccaggagaagtatcaataacctcagatatgcagatgacaccacccttatggcagaaagggaagaggaactcaaaagcctcttgatgaaggtgaaagtggagagtgaaaaagttggcttaaatctcaacattcagaagacaaagatcatggcatctggtcctatcacttcttgggaaatagatggggaaacagtggaaacagtggcagactttatttttgggggctccaaaatcactgcaaatggtgactgcagccatgacattaaaagacatttactccttggaagaaaagttatgaccaacctagatagcatattgaaaagcagagacattactctgccaacaaaggtccatctagtcaaggctacatctgtggtcatgtatggatgtgagagttggactgtgaagaaagctgagtgccaaagaattgatgcttttgaactgtggtgttggaaaagactcttgagtgtcccttggactgcaaggagatccaagcagtccattctgaaggagatcagccctgggatttctttggaaggaatgatgctaaagctgaaactccagtactttttggccacctcatgcgaagagttgactcattggaaaagactctgatgttgggagggattgagggcaggaggagaaggggatgacagaggatgagatggctggatggcatcactgactcgatggacgtgagtctgagtgaactccgggagttggtgatggacagggaggcctggcgtgctgtgatttatggggtcacaaagagtcagactgagcgactgaactgaactgaactgatgccatgatatttgttttacgAATGtttggttttaagccagctttttcagtctcctctttcactttcatcgagattctttagttcttcttcactttctgccatagggtatTGTCACCACctgcatatgtgaagttattgatatttctcctggcaatcttgattccagcttgtgcttcatccagtctggcattttgcatgatgtactctgcatataagttaaataagcaggatgaaaacatacagccttgacatactaaaGTATGTCATGcttaaagtaatataaaataatattaagttATTCAGCAATAACTACTGTATTTAATGTAGAATCCTCCACATATAAGTGGGGAAgattttatatgcatatacatggcacaatatatatatatatatgtagatggCACAAAGTGATCCCACAAGCATTAAAttagacaaatactgtataatatattggggcttcccaggtggcagcagtggtaaagaacctgtaaTTCATAATCACTAGCATATTAGAAGTTTTAAAGTAGTCCAACAATAAAGatagttatttatctttttttttaaccatttgacTCTTACATTTACCATTATGTCCAAAACATACTTGAACTCAGCACTCATTTTTAGGTAGAAAGGTTGTGtggtttgtttacttgttttgttttttcatgtaaAATTACAAGTATTTCCGGAGTTTACTTTGAGAATTGCAGCTCTGTACCAAACAAATATGAGCATGTAGGAAGACTGCTGACATTTAATATTCAGGTGtgttcataatttattttacagTTAAATTGCATAGATTTTTGGCAAAGGCAATTTTTATGCAAATATGCTGCCCAGATTCAGACAGTATATTCTTTGCCCCTTTGCTCTTAGTcatatcactgacttaatggacataagtttgagaaagctccggaagatggtgaaggacagggaagcctggcatgctgcagtccaagggatggcaaagagttggacatcactgagactgaacaacaacaacaatatcacaTTTTGAGATTTGAGTGAGGTGCAGAGCATTGACTGTCTGTAGTGTGATACAGATTATCAATATGAATAGTGGGGAGTTGAAGGACTGCAAAGTGATTTAGGGCATGATGACTGTTGTGCTACTTACTGGTCCCTTATCTTTCAGCTCTAAACCCACTCTTTCATACTCTACTTTGTAAAGCCAAGGTTGGGacttcacatatttatttttctctttagaaataaaagagctgaggggtgggatggggagaggagagagaggctcaagatgcagaggatatatgtataatgatagctgatttgcattgttgcacagcagaaaccaacacaacattgtaaagcaatgtcCCCCAAttacaaaacaaatttaaaaaaaagaaagaaaagatctgGAAATTTATTCAGCTGGATCCTTGTATGTTCAGCTAATAGTGGGTACTGGACAGAGACTGGTAAGCAGGTGAGAGCGCAGAAGGATGGGACTCAGACCTGTCCTCTTTGTCTCCTGTTACCCTAGCAGGGACACTTCATCTGGCAGTGACAGTTGACCCATCAGCAGTCATCCCCAGTTTCTAAATAATCTCTGCGTGCCCAGAATTGATTTTATTGTCTAGTCTAATCTTTTAAAAGTAGTTGATGGCCTAGCACAGtatttagagcacaggctctggaggctGATTGTGGATATAAATTCCAGCTCCCTCTCCAATTATATAATCTTGGCCAAGTTCAAGTTATGtattgaggagggcatggcaacccactccagtattcttgcctggacaatcccttggacagaagagcctggcgggccataagtccatagggtcgcacagagttggacaggactgaagctgcTAATTAcgtgggcaagttatttaacataCTAGAGCCTTGTTTCCAAGAGGATAATCAGCATAGATGCCCCTGTTGGGTTGCTATAAAGAGTTAATGAGTTACATATGCATAAGTTCATCTAAGAGCACTGAACATAACCTCTACAGAAGTGTCAGCCATTATCAGGGTGCGAAGCAAGACTTGTTCTGCTTCTTCTAAAAGTGACCTGGAGATAGTGGGTTCCGAGATTTTAATAGAGGACAAACAGTTTGAAGGAAACGCTGCAAAGCCCCCAAAAGAAGTGGTGCAACATAAAAGGAGTGGTAAGCAGCGGTGAGGACCCAGTTTAAGCCAGAGACAGTGAATGTGCATTGCAGCTATCTTCAAGTTTTCTCCCTTCTGCCTGGGTACTGACCAGGAGAAGACAAGTACTTGGATGTATCCAACGGGAAGCTGTGACAGAAGAATCATGAGGTGATGGAACTAAGAAACCCTGAGGCTGAACCCAGGGACCATGGAATGTAAGCTAGATGTGTTAAGAAGGGAGGGGAACTCCCTGGAGGCAAGAGTAGATCGCTGAGGTCTGGAAAAGATGGAAAACCGGAGGGTGTTACTCGGATGTCAAAGCAAAGGAACCGGAAGGCTAGCCCATCTCCGGTGAGCTACTGACTTCAGCTTCCTTGCACTGCGATTGGAAGACCGCTAAGGGAAAGGGCGGGCCCCCAGCGGGTAGGATAAAGAGAATTGTGATGGAACAGGGCGGGGCTCGCGGGGGCCACAGCGGGCCACTGGGGGCGCCCCTCTGAGGACTGGGACGGGGGCCGGCGGTGGGCGCTGCGGCGCTGCAAGGCTCTGCAGCATGTGCCTGTGCTGTAGGGAGGACGACTCTGTCCAAGTCAACCCTGTGAGTCCTCCCAGGCCCTCAGCGCCGCCTCTGCAGCCCCAGGCCCTGCGCCTGCCCTCCCCCTTCTCGGAGGCTGCCTTGGCCCCTCTCGCTGCTTGCCCTTGCAAGACTACTGGTGGTTTGGGGTTGGGAAACCCAGCGGGGAGTTGCGAGGGGTGGTAGTGGGAGAAGGCCGACTGGATCCCGGGCTACAGGACCTACAGGGAGGTGGAAAAGCCCCGCCTCCTGCCTGCCGGGGCCAAGCACGTGCTGTCTTCTGTTGGTTGAATGACACTGACCCAGCGTGGCAATGTTCAGTACCAACTGAAACATGCTTGTTTGGTTTTTCTTGTACACCCTCTCCTTCCAGAATAAATCTCAGTAGTCCCGGTAGTGTGGTtcatagatgttttttttctttttctcataataCAATCTCATCTTCCACCCAGTGTTCCCTTTGCTATTCTTATTCTGATCCTGCCTCTTGCAGTTGAGATAGTAGGCATCTATAAACAGAAAATAGTAGCACAGGCTTCCTATTATAATAACtgaatttttcctttgttcatgcactttttttaaattttttaatcttatatgTTATGTAGGAAAGCTCGAGCTGGCGGCATCCTGCAGAAGTCACTGAAAGGCaggtaatatttaaataaataatcctgGTTATTTCGAAAGTGTGACTTTATCACGTTCCTTTCTGTGTGCTGATCCCTAATAGGACAGAAATTTTACTAGCTAGACCCTTCTGTGTTATGTTTGTTGAGACTCTGGAATCTTGTGACTAGTATCTGAGTCTTAACTAGGATAACCtaaatggtttatttttctcctttttttaatgtaacattttGTATGTGGAcagggtgtatatatatatatatatatatgtatatatatatatatatatatatatattttatacagcatatgaaattataaaatatacctccaatttaagaaaatatatgggTATCCTTGAACTCGTGGAGAGGCTGCTTCTGTGCTCAACCTGAGCGCAGCATCTCTCCCAGAGGTAACCACtaccttgaattttatttttatcaatctAATCTTTTCCTTTAATGCTCCTAAAAGTATATTGTCTTCTTGGTTTTGAACTTCATAAGCATAGGATCACACAAAATTCATTGTATGATTTATCCTTTCTTCTTAATATTGTTTTCAAAGATTTGTTCATAGTGTGGTATATAGTTATAATTCCTTTGTTTTCActgctattaatatttcattgtggcaCATATAACAGTTCATTGATCCTTTCTCCTGTTGATGAATATTGGgttgtttccaaattttctaatgATGACCAGTGCTACTGTGAACTTTAGagtacatgcttttttttttttttttttcccaagtgaaATCAAGGGTTTCACTTGATTATTTGGGCAAGAATAAAAGGATTGGACCTTACCATTGTTATGAAAAATAATGCCATATGTTTTTCAAAGCAATTGTACCAATTTCACATTGGCAGTGGAAAAGTTCCTATTATTCCTGTCTTTTCCACCCTACTACTCTGTTACCTTATCTTCCAAGCATTCTAGTTTCATCTCCGAGGTCTCTGCTACTTATAGATGCCAGCCATGCAATGGGGACATAAAACTCTGTGTGACATTCATCATTTAAGAGAACTAAAGAATGTGCATGTATTTTGTATTCTTACTTCTATAAAGAAAAGCCCTTTgggattttaaaatgaacattacctttaaaataaaagtaaacacatATATCCATGAGTCTTAgatctgtctcagttcagttcagttcagtctctcagtcgtgtccaactctttgcaaccccatagactgcagcacgccaggcttccctgtccatcaccaatgcccggaacttactcaaactcatgtccgtcaagtcagtgatgccatccaaccatctcatcctctgtcagccccttctcctctgccttcagtcttttccagccttggggtcttttctagtgagtcagttcttagcatcaggtggccaaaatattgaagtttcagcttcagcatcagtccttccaatgaatattcaggactgatttccctttaggattgactggtttgatctccttgcagtccaaaggactctcaagagtcttcccccacaccacagttcaaaagcattaattcttcagtgctcagctttctttatagtcccactctcacatgcatacatgactactggaaaaaaccatagctttcactagacggaactttgttggcaaagtaacatctctgctttttaatatgctctctaggttgatcatagctttccttccaagaagcaagtgtattttaatttcatggctgcagtcaccatttgcagtgattttggagcccccaaaaataaagtatcacattgtttccactgtttccccatctaattgccatgaagtgattggaccagatgccatgatcttagttttctgaatgttgagttttaagccaactttttcactctactctttcactttcatcaagaggctaattagttcttcgatttctgccataagggtggtatcatctgcatatctgaggttataaatatttcttccagcaatcttgattccagcttgtgcttcatccagcccagcgtttctcatgatgtactctgcatatacgttaaataagcagagtgacaatatgcagccttgacgtactcctttcccaatttggaaccagtctgttgttccatgtccagttttaactgttgcttcttgacctgcatacagatttctttggaggcaggtcaggtagtctgatattcccatctctttcagagttttctaccgtttgttgtgatccacacagtcaaaggctttggcatagtcaataaagcagaagatgtttttctggaactctcttgctttttcaatgatccagtggatgttggcaatttgatctctggttccatcacctccactagctttgttcgtagtgatgctttctaaggcccacttgacttcacattccaggatgtctggctctaggtgagtgatcacaccatcatgattttctgggtcgtgaagatcttttttgtacagttcttctgtgtattcctgccaccgcttcttaatatcttctgcttctgttaggtccataccatttatgtcctttatcaagcccatctttgtatgaaatgttcccttggtatctctattttcttgaagagatctctagtctcccattctattgttttcctctatttctttgcattgatcactgaggaaggctttcttatctccttgctattctttggaactctgcattcaaatgggtatatctttccttctgtctAATAGTGCCCGGTTAGTGAAGTGGAAATCAAAATAAAGAGTTTCATTTGAAAACTCTACTGAAGCTCCGAAGTGTTTTCTTCATCTACAAACCACACATTTGCAAAAGTTTTTCCCCTATTTCTATGTAGCTGTGTAAGCCATATCCACTGattgtgtttatctttttttgtggATACAAACCAAAAATGTTGGCATGCTCTGTTAATACTGtaaaagttttctttccttttaattttttcctaaagTCCACAGCTAAACGTATTGAGCATATGAGAAACCTATGGAGACAGAAGAGGAAATTTAATAAACGGTTTTCAAGGCCTGCGCCTGTTCCAGAACCCGGACTTCTAGTAAGTGCTCCACTGAAATTAACAGATCCTTAAATGCAAAAACacatcatcattttttttcatttatataacactctaaattctgtttttcccctttcctttgaGAAATTGGTAACTGCAGTCTGGCTGCAGTTGAGCCTCCATGAGTTTTTTACATGTAGTACCAATTGTATGCCTAATAACCAGTCATAAATCCAATGACTTTCCTTCCACTGGAAAGTCCTTTAGGTATTGGAAGAAAACTATTACCTCCCATCTTAGGCAGATTTTTTAGGGTGAAAACCCCCAAAACTCCTCTAATCAAATTCTCATCTGTTATTTAAGTCTTCTTTGTAGTTGTCTCTTGAAGATAATGTGGTCTAATGGAAAGAGTGGATGGAAAGATGGAAAATGGAAAGATCTTTGAAACCTTGATGTTCTGAATTCCTTTGCATGTATTATTAACTGTACAAAGTTATCCACTTAAATCTTCtcgattatattatttgcagaatAAGTCACAAAATCTCCTGCCAAATAGTTTTTCAATCCAGGCTTGAGCACTTGTAACATCAGAAAACTCTACACCAACCACAGCTTATTCCATCTTTCTTAATACCTTTGATATACATTTGAAAGTTCTTCCAGGGACTtatctgatggtccagtggttaggacatagccttccaatacaggggctgcaggttcaatccctggtcgggaagctgagatcccacatgcctcatggccaaaaagccaGAACATAAACAGTAGAaggaatattgtaacaagttcaaaaaagactttgaaaatggtccacattttaaaaaatcttttaaaaactgaaacttcTTCCATGTAACACTTTATATTGCCTCCATGAGCTTTTTACATGTAGTACCAATTGTATgcctaatcagttcagttcaatcgctcagtcctgtccgactctttgcaaccccatgaattgcagcacaccaggccttcctgtccatcaccaactcccagagttcactcaaactcacgtccatcgagtcagtgatgccatccagccatctcatcctctgtcatccccttttcctcctgctcccaacccctcccagcatcagagtcttttccaatgagtcaactcttcacatgaggtggccaaagtactagagtttcaactttagcatcattccttccaaagaacacccagggctgatctcctttagaatggactggttggatctccttgcagtccaagggactctcaagagtcttcttcaacaccacagttcaaaagcatcaattctttgacgctcagctttcttcactgtccaactctcacatccatacatgaccacaggaaaaaccatagccttgactagacggacctttgttggcaaagtaatgtctctgcttttgaatatgctatctaggttggtcataactttccttccaaggagtaagcgtcttttaatttcatggctgcagtcaccatctgcagtgattttggagccccaaaaaaataaagactgacactgtttccaccgtttccccatctacttgtcatgaagtgatgggaccagatgccatgatcttcgttttctgtacgttgagctttaagccaactttttcactctcctctttcactttcatcaagaggctttttagttcctcttcactttctgccattagggtggtgtcatctgcaaccAGTCATAAATCCAATGACTTTCCTTCCACTGAAATGTCCTTTAGATATTTGAAGAAAACGATTACCTCCCGTCTTAGGCAGATTTTTTAGGGTGAAAACCCCCAAATTTCCTCATCCATTCCTCTTTTGCCTTAATAGTGAGCCCCGACCTTATTCAGGCAATCTCTGGGATCAGATTTCATTGTAGAAATATTTGAGGTAGGTTATATTTCtgatcattaagattttttttctgttggttttctttttcaaagaaaacaaacctcTAATGAATAGCACTGTTAGATAGAAATTTGTAACTTCAGCTCCTTCTAAAAGAAACTCAACTGCCATGGTTTAAATAAATAGTACTTTTTCCTCCAAAGGAGAACTCCTGACCTAGGCAGTCTAGGATTGATATGATGAGTTTTAAAACCACCAAAGAAGTTTCAGGTTCCTTCCGTCTTTTTGATCCTTCACATTTTCACATGACTTTTACTCTCATGGTCTCAAAAAAAGCTTCTACAATAGGTAGAGATTGCATCTGCATTCCAAAAGAAGAGGATAcaagacaaagggaaaaagtaTACACCTGTTGAATTAGTTCTTGTTGATCAGGAGAGTAACTTCTGTATATgtacatcagtcagttcagttcagtcactcagtcgtgtccgactctttgtgacctcaagaatcacagcacaccaggcctccctgtccatcaccatctccgggagttcactcaaactcatgtccatcgagtcggtgatgccatccagccatctcatcctctgttgtccccttttcctcctgcccccaatccctcccagcatcagagtcttttccaatgagtcaactcttcacatgaggtggccaaagtactggagtttcagctttagcatcattccttccaaaggaatcccagggctgatctccttcagaatggactggttggctctccttgcagtccaagggactctcaagagtcttctccaacactacagttcaaaagcatcaattcttcgacg containing:
- the CCDC179 gene encoding coiled-coil domain-containing protein 179 → MCLCCREDDSVQVNPESSSWRHPAEVTERQSTAKRIEHMRNLWRQKRKFNKRFSRPAPVPEPGLLVSAPLKLTDP